CGGATTTTCCCCAGAGCCTGAGCAGCATCCGTGTGGAGCAGGATCCTGAGCTGATCGCGCTGCTTGTTGAGGGATTTTATTCTCTGGCAGATCTCTTGGAGTGGCTAACGAGGGGAAGATGTTTCAGCATACAGGGAAAAATACTTCACagagctttttgtttttgcattggaATTGTTCTTAGGAATTTATATTTGATACGCATGACTTAGCATTAAGCCTTGTCATAAAAAGGGAAAttagttttttgtaccaggctgtaaacatgtttttttctactgtaaagttgggcattttaacatgggaggtCGACTGGagattgacttgcttttggagtcagcctcaagtggccgttagagaaactgcagtttttggcacttccatgttggcttcatttttcagccactGGGATAATGTAAGTGAAATTTCTCTATCATCAGTGCTATAAAGAGATAGAAGAGAACACAGGAGAGACTGACAGGTATTTAAGCCTCTATTTCCTTCTTACCATGATGACTCCTGTCTCATTGTTAGCCAGCATGATTGAGATGAGACAAGTGTTTGGACGCACCGCAGCAATGATATCCTCCACCTCCACGCGGGCTGTCACCTTAGACACAGGCACAAATGTCACATCTGTGACAAATATGGAGGTTAACATAAGGAAGCTGCTTTAGatttgctttttaaataaagGGTGATTGTTTGATAAAAAAATCTCTGGTATTATTCTGAACAAAACTACAGGATCTCCTACCTGCCTTGCCATCTTTCTGTAGATGCTCCGCTACTAGTTTGACCGAGTCGTGTTCCACATTGGAGGTGATAATGTGAGGAAGGCCATTGCTTCCATTCTGGTGCCCTTCACCTTGCTCCGCAGCCCTGCAGCTTCTCCTGAAGTGCTCCATAGCAGTGTGGAGCACCAGGTTATTGGCCTGAAAGATTTGTTTGCTATGAGCTGCCATTGTATCCATGATACCACAATTTTGCACTAAATATTTTACAGCTTCCCACAAAAGTGAAGTAGCTTTTCAGAACAAGAGCAAAACAAGCGAACTAACAATGGTGATTACCTCTGTTCCACCtgatgtgaaaatgatgtcctcTGCTTTACCTCCAACCATTCTCGCCACATTCTCTCTGGAATGATTAATTATTGCCTTGGCTTTAGCGCCTAGAAATAAAAGATTAAACAATAAGTAATTTTTATAGTTGGCATGCTGAGATACAAAATTACGGGTTTGGTGCTGAGGAGGCAAATAATGGAAAAGCAGCATTAGCTCACCGACAGTAAAGGAAATTAATTTGCATACATTCTTTGCTTCCCAATTCCAACATCTGTTCATAGGCATTTAGATGAAGGTTTAAGGATTCTTCACCTGCTATATAATTGCTGCTCGGGTTTCCCCAGGCATCCTGAAGGGCTTCAGAAATAGCCTGGATCACTTCTGGTTCCAGTGGAGTAGTGGCATTGTAGTCCATGTAGATCCTTTTATTACATTGGAGAGAAATGTTATCATCTCATTTCATACTGCCTTAAACCTTTTTGGCACAATGCATTTGCAAGTCATTGGATCAATTAAATTTTGCATTAATTTAAACACTAATAGATTCAGAGTGACCTAGAGACCTATtgtgatgggatcactccagccCCAATACAGCGATTTAATGGTCTTTTGTGAAGCTCTTTGTGAATTTTATTTCTGGAAAAGGTGCTATACCAAATCAAATTTATtcttatcattatttattttcttccaGCTCggccttcattttgatctcaactacacacctgtcTGTATTTTGCATGGTTGTGACACTATTGCGTTGAAAAATATctgtctacatacagacaggcaaacagacagaccgagagacagatggacataAAAACACCTGGCGAAATACCCGGCCTCTTCAGTAGTACAGTTTGCCATGatggcatacacacacacatagactcaCAGGGTGAAAACACCAGCTGTTGTAACATGATACCGCATGACCAACCAAAATCAAAACCTTCCTACCTTTCCAGATTCATTTCTGAATAATGTTGAGAGGTATGGCCTGTGAGGGTGAGGCTGTTTACTGAGGTGATGTCATCAGACTGTTTGGCCATAGCACTCCTGGGGAGAAATAAGTCATTTAGCAGGATGCCTGTGTAGATTCAATACAGTCAAACAATATTTCCAGCCACACCTACATTCATGGAGTTCTAATCAAACAATATATAATTATTTGCAGCAAAAATTCTGGTCACGTATAGCAAAACGGCCCGCTTGGATGACCCTTTGGTAGATAAATCACGATCAAGTGCCTCCAGGGTGCCCTTATGTTGTGTACCCACCAAACGCCAATTCGCAAATTCGCGTGTcgagattacatacaaagtcaatgcaaaaacGTGACTAGACGCAAATTTGCGCCGGGCGGCACGATGGACACGTCTAGCGCAACGCAATAGACGCGTAGGCGTGGCGCGATAGCCACGAAATTCGCGTCCATCGCCTCatcgctcgagttgaaaatattgaacttctGAGGCAAATTTGCGTGACGCTGTGCCAcgaaagccaatcagcgttgagattcATGACGCCAGTGACGTCTTGACGCCCTGATGTCCAGTTGttgacacaacaataaactgctactcaccggagactagggatgggcaaacgatcaaaattcattattcgatcatcaaaaaaattaacgatcaattatcgattaattgataagcgagtatttcaaaagagagaaaacaaaagagtgcagtgcagaccgTCAGCGCAAGAGAGcacagctgccccagttttgagcttcaaccccccaggccaaagaggaagaatggcgcgcatgtgcagttcacccctgggtgtttacaaccgttgccagccagagttacaggcttcagttttcagcaaaacctccatctttcaatggcgtagtgttttcagaggcctcaagggaagcccccgaggctttggagagtgatgagagcctccgtctgtttctgattttttgcctggcataggtccggcgggGGTCTCGTAGGTTTCGTTGGCACGGCGGCTCGCcagacctatgccaggcattgtaggggaaacactgcgactactgatcaaaattatttgtgatcgatcaaaagccttaacaaccaatcatcgataatcgaaaattgatgcccatccctaccggagacagatggacaggcggtccgcagctgaaatggagcgcctgtagCTGGTGTCCTGCCTggagatcctggcgccaaccctcgccaacaggtcctcaaactgggccccagtcagcctgaagcACCGCTGAAAGCAgctatcatccagacggagttcctggaggaggttGTGAAACTCGCTGAGCTGGATGcgcttctgcaggatagggtgaacccaaaaacaacggcgtttggccctccgacgcatctgggacttccagagcaggtacaaagcagcgatggtggttatctcagccatggttgaGGAGAGAATGGCGGGCCAGACGTTGTTATCTAGTGAAAATGGGCGGGCTCGCTACTCGCGCAACTGACGCGATAATgcgaattaacaaaatggtccagCGTCCAAACTCACGCGTTATGCGGCGCGTTACTCGCGTTACGCGTGAGTAAATCGCGTTCATTgcgtttggtgggaacacagcattagagtaaagaaaacataaattaagaattccaatatgttatttccatggcctcgGGAAGTtcaatcagtatttgtgaacatgaccTACTGTCTcgcaaagccagaaaccagaaaaGTCtcaacttgtgatgtcataagttataaagtctggagctgttcAACACATAATGAATAGGAGACTGATATTGAAGACTCAAAGAgtgctgattttcttttttatacccagtTCTGAATCAGAAAATAAACCCATATACTCAAAACATTCCCCTGGACACTCTCAGTctgtacgtttacatgcacgcagtagtcgagctaagctcatagctcgGCTAATCAGTCAAGTCAATACTTCTCGTCTTGTCTGAGTATATATGCAGAAGACAAAATCGATTTTCTGACCACGTATGTCTGACTGAATATAGTGCGTATTGAACTAgttcttgttcttgttcagaaactttttaaaataaatctactTTTCGCATTTTCCCACCATCCataaacttcaaaatgtttagctcctttagctgtAGCTGATGTAGTTTTCTTGTCCGTCCAGAAGTGCGTCTTCTGCTTCTCGGtcgccatggtgtttgtttgtttgtttttccgggagttactgcactgctgctacgtcatctccttcttcttcggGTGAAAGCCCGCCAAAGAAAAAGTGGTGCGCGCGCAGAACGCCGAGTCCGACTCCACTCGGACTAACTGAAGATTCTCACCAAAAGCTTCATGGTCACCTGCGGGCGCTCTGGTTgctctgacatcactcacactgCCAGCTCCAGCAGGCACTTGCAGCGGCCAAAGGGGCGGGGCCGGGCGCTGCAGATGTGTCCATCTAGGCTGACCGGCTGTGCATTTTTAATGATGAACAAATATAGTATCATTTATGTTTTCACTATGTATTATCCATGACTTTCattgcacaattaaaataatGCTAATAAACAAAGTCATATAGCTTTTATCAgtcttttattattatgattttacTCTCCTGTTGGCATGTAGGACCATTGAGAAATGTAATTGGTGGTAAATAAGTCTGGGTCCACAGAGTCCTGCAAACCCGGTCTGCAACTGGCTGCTGCTTCAGCGGCGGCgttgctcatttgcataaagttcagcttctctcaacttctaCCTGATGCTCTGGTTGCTGACATTGCGCCACTCACTGCAGCCGATGCCCGACGCCCTTCGTCACCGGTgtgcattgaaaatgaatggctgctggCTGCTTATGATGCTCATGAGGCTTTTGGTGGGAATCCACGATTAGGGGTCGatttgggtcggttctcggtaatatcAATTTCGgttcggtactccgtcttggaccgggtttttttgtttttgagaccGACTGGACCACATACGTCAGGCCCAAACATTCTCCGCAGAAGTCCACCCGGActaaaagcggacgtccgcaagccctgtgtgcgcgaagctcagattttacgaccgtgcggactccgctccacgtaccagtgtcacacaagactgctcagcatgtatttttcacatcgcaggacatggaagcccgaatgacagcggacattcctcgctgagtccgctccgcttatagtacgcccgagtctgtgagcacctgtgtctgcctcttcgccaagcgcacagcgagcaggagagagaggggggtgggggtggagcggggactgagctagggggtgcgagtgcgcatgcgcctaggcctctactgtagcctggagtttgtgtGACGGGGACTCGATAATgacggacaatttagtctcaaagaaatcaaagaatgcaccaatatggcaacactttggctttgagccagacaaaggaggcaacccttgtttgcactgattgagtaagctaaacctgcaaatttatttttaaggaataaaagaaacaacgtgttactgtcactctgttgtcctatggtcgttttttaattttaaatgagtcaattgcgcccccaaggGGCGGATATCCGGTATTGCCAACTTGGTGtggtttttcacaaaaaccggaccgtttttttttttttctcataccaacCCAACCCTATCCACGATAAatggatacatgcagcaatagttGGATTTTCAATCAAATTATCTCAGTGTGTAAGTTGAGCTATAgatagtccaatttcagttggactaagcTGTTAACATGCATTCAAAAGTCCAGTTTCAGTTGTACTAAGCcaataattcgattttctcaagctgcatgtaaacgtactgagtgtcatctagaacatgtTTCCCAATTCAGTGCAAATGAAACAGCTCCAGACTTAATAATCTATGACATGAATGAATTTGAGGTTTAGCActcttgtttttatatttcagagAGAGTTGTTAGATTACTAATATTTTTAGAACGTCCCAgacaatagagtgtgccagtaaacctgGAACTCCGTTAgtgcttttagcacttccggttctctcgtctaaaagtcaatacgttttttgaatgggattttggtaaaatgcctcaaataaggtctgtggttaacaaaatcttaagcgagtttcaggttttgttctacgacataaaacatgtcagtaaataccctacttgtgaattttgaagctttaacGTGTCgttaaaaaggcggttgctaacaagttgctcaatacgactacaaaccctgtcggggacattaaacgtcattaCCCCCGAACAggtgagagtgctggcagtctgccattacagcttcttatttagcttaaacagtccgatttccccattatacaatgtttttaaaataaagcggcagaaatcagttgaaagcttagtggcggtgacgtcaagagtcatgcgaccttGAAGTAGttatgtagtccgttaaagcctaatgttagctttttacttctggcgatcgcatttaagcttcaaatgcagtatgaaaggtgttcatatgtgaagattatctcgctgaacaaaacctgtaagtatcataaacttgtgttagccacagagcttattttctgacataatccaaaacgcaatgcaaaaatcacattcactttctcttccgggaaccagcgcgatgctaaacttccgggttttgacgtcagccctggcacactctatagtaATAATGTGAATTTTGAAATTGGGTATAGTTCCCCTGTAAATGAAAAGAACATGCTAAAGTGCGCTCCAGGTTGCACTTCTAGTTAAGGAAATGTGCCACAGTGCCCTTTAGGGTGCCCTTAAAATTGAGAAAGCATAATGCAGTGCCATATAGGCTGCTATAGATGCTAGAAAACTTTCTGCTGGTgccctttttattttgtttccccTGCCCCTCACACAGTCTGAGTCCGCCACTGAGACGGTGTCACTGGCTCAACTGCACTGTCCGCTGCTGTAATTTACACCTAAAATCTGCTCTGTGCTATCACCGCGCATGATGTCATTAGCTGGGTATCGTAGAGACTGCACAGGTTTAATACACATTGAAGCCATTTTTAGTGTTAACATGACACAAACCTCTTCTACGAAATCACTCTGTCAGTTCCATCCACGCTGTCAGCAGCACAGGCGTGACCGGGGGTGTTTGACAGCTCAGCTTAGTACTCGCCTGGCTTCCTGATACGAACTACGGTTACTGCTGACTCACAACACGGGGAAACTGGAACAATAAAAACCAACCTGTCTCCTCTCCGGCACTGTCTGCCTCAGCCGGGATGATATTCagctagctaacgctaactCAATGTAGGTAACTTCTGTTAACTTTAGCTAAAGCTAGCTAGTGCTGCTAACTAATTTAGCTAGCGATATTAACGTACATTAAGCTGTTAATCCGCCTCCGAGCCGTCAAAATGAGCCACACGTGTTCTCCTTCGTATGATATGGCAGGCTGAAATAGTTTTGCTTCGTGACAAACCTTGTGAAGTGATGTGAAGGTGTCCTGAGTGGATTTAGTGCAGTCTGTGTAAATCATTAGCTAGCTAATCCCGGTCTGTATGACAGGATGCGGCGCTGCTCCGCTGGGTTGCCAGATGTGATAAAGGGAAGCTCAGAGAACGATTAAAATAACTGTATAATATATAGTGACAGCGGTTCATATCTTAAAAGTCCTGGGTAGTCAGTATTGCTGTCATGCCAGGGAACCTGAAAGGTGAAGAAAACTCCAGTCTAGTCGATGAGAACTTAGAGGAGTAAAGATAAAGAGGAATTTAATATAAGCAGTCCCAAATACACTGACATGCGGACATGGCAACTATGGATTCTGCTACCATGGTAACTACTGGGAAGTAGGATGTGTTTAAGTCACATTACAGATCTGATATGGTCAACATCATAATTATGGGTAAGTATTATCTTCATtcttgtaagaaaaaaaaaatcacaaatccTCATCAACTTGGTTtagaaattaattaaaaagtatataaaaaataaaatatatctttAAGAAATAGTATCCtgatatttaatttaaatatttttttgtgtatttttttttttttttatctttgtccTTTTActtatactttttctttttaaaatagtaTTTTCAAATGCCTGGATGGAAACCTGACACTTTTTGGAACTGCTCTTGCACTGTAATTTGAGCATCTGTTactaaaaacaaaccaaaataataataatcataataataaaagagtaataaaaaaaataatgagtcGACTGTGTGAATTGCCGAAAGGGTCTCAAAATATATTGCCTTATAAACAATTATTGTCACTATATACATGtattattagtttattttttattgttatttaaatatgtgtctatttttttatttagtgcAATATAGCCTTGCCATTTTGA
This sequence is a window from Epinephelus lanceolatus isolate andai-2023 chromosome 6, ASM4190304v1, whole genome shotgun sequence. Protein-coding genes within it:
- the scly gene encoding selenocysteine lyase isoform X1; protein product: MAEITTIAALYLLWKSQMRRRAKRRCFWVHPILQKRIQLSEFHNLLQELRLDDSCFQRCFRLTGAQFEDLLARVGARISRQDTSYRRSISAADRLSICLRSAMAKQSDDITSVNSLTLTGHTSQHYSEMNLERIYMDYNATTPLEPEVIQAISEALQDAWGNPSSNYIAGAKAKAIINHSRENVARMVGGKAEDIIFTSGGTEANNLVLHTAMEHFRRSCRAAEQGEGHQNGSNGLPHIITSNVEHDSVKLVAEHLQKDGKADVTFVPVSKVTARVEVEDIIAAVRPNTCLISIMLANNETGVIMPLQEICQRIKSLNKQRDQLRILLHTDAAQALGKIRVDACELGVDYLTIVGHKFYAPRIGALYVNSPGVRTPLYPMLFGGGQERNFRPGTENTPMIAGLGKAAELVTSNLSDYEGHMRSTKLYLEERLKAVFKDKIHFNSHYPGSDILPNTCNVSILGPTLQGWRVLSNCRRLLASVGAACHSDSGNRPSHILLSCGVSSEVAANALRLSVGRGTTKADVDTVVEDLRETVQLLEEMN
- the scly gene encoding selenocysteine lyase isoform X3, whose product is MAKQSDDITSVNSLTLTGHTSQHYSEMNLERIYMDYNATTPLEPEVIQAISEALQDAWGNPSSNYIAGAKAKAIINHSRENVARMVGGKAEDIIFTSGGTEANNLVLHTAMEHFRRSCRAAEQGEGHQNGSNGLPHIITSNVEHDSVKLVAEHLQKDGKADVTFVPVSKVTARVEVEDIIAAVRPNTCLISIMLANNETGVIMPLQEICQRIKSLNKQRDQLRILLHTDAAQALGKIRVDACELGVDYLTIVGHKFYAPRIGALYVNSPGVRTPLYPMLFGGGQERNFRPGTENTPMIAGLGKAAELVTSNLSDYEGHMRSTKLYLEERLKAVFKDKIHFNSHYPGSDILPNTCNVSILGPTLQGWRVLSNCRRLLASVGAACHSDSGNRPSHILLSCGVSSEVAANALRLSVGRGTTKADVDTVVEDLRETVQLLEEMN
- the scly gene encoding selenocysteine lyase isoform X2; its protein translation is MIYTDCTKSTQDTFTSLHKVCHEAKLFQPAISYEGEHVWLILTARRRINSLMSAMAKQSDDITSVNSLTLTGHTSQHYSEMNLERIYMDYNATTPLEPEVIQAISEALQDAWGNPSSNYIAGAKAKAIINHSRENVARMVGGKAEDIIFTSGGTEANNLVLHTAMEHFRRSCRAAEQGEGHQNGSNGLPHIITSNVEHDSVKLVAEHLQKDGKADVTFVPVSKVTARVEVEDIIAAVRPNTCLISIMLANNETGVIMPLQEICQRIKSLNKQRDQLRILLHTDAAQALGKIRVDACELGVDYLTIVGHKFYAPRIGALYVNSPGVRTPLYPMLFGGGQERNFRPGTENTPMIAGLGKAAELVTSNLSDYEGHMRSTKLYLEERLKAVFKDKIHFNSHYPGSDILPNTCNVSILGPTLQGWRVLSNCRRLLASVGAACHSDSGNRPSHILLSCGVSSEVAANALRLSVGRGTTKADVDTVVEDLRETVQLLEEMN